One genomic window of Globicephala melas chromosome 8, mGloMel1.2, whole genome shotgun sequence includes the following:
- the MSANTD4 gene encoding myb/SANT-like DNA-binding domain-containing protein 4: MKQLKRKRKSNFSVQETQTLLKEITKRKEVIFSKQLNTTINVMKRMAWEEIAQCVNAVGEGEQRTGTEVKRRYLDWRALMKRKRMKANIKLVGSGFPLPTSDLDDSLTEEIDEKIGFRNDTNFDWQNVADFRDAGGSLTEVKVEEEERDPQSPEFEIEEEEEMLSSVIPDSRRESELPDFPHIDEFFTLNSTPSRSAYDEPHLLVNIEKQKLELEKRRLDIEAERLQVEKERLQIEKERLRQLDMEHERLQLEKERLQIERERLRLQIVTSEKPSLENELGQGEKSVYQPQDIETEKLKLERERLQLEKDRLQFLKFESEKLQIEKERLQVEKERLRMQKEGHLQ; encoded by the exons ATGAAGcaattgaaaaggaaaaggaaaagcaatttcAGTGTACAAGAAACTCAGACCCTtttgaaagaaattacaaaaaggaaagaagtcattTTTTCCAAGCAGCTCAATACAACAATTAATGTGATGAAGCGAATGGCTTGGGAGGAGATTGCACAGTGTGTGAATGCTGTAggagaaggagaacagagaacaGGGACAGAAGTGAAAAGGAGGTACCTTGACTGGCGAGCACTTATGAAGAGAAAGAGGATGAAGGCGAACATTAAGCTAGTTGGTTCGGGGTTTCCCCTTCCCACATCCGATTTAGATGATTCTCTCACTGAAGAGATAGATGAAAAGATTGGATTCCGAAATGATACAAATTTTGATTGGCAAAATGTGGCAGATTTCAGGGatgcaggtggatccttaactgAGGTcaaagtggaagaggaagaaagagatccACAGAGTCCTGAA tttgagattgaagaggaagaagaaatgttGTCATCAGTCATACCGGATTCCAGGAGGGAAAGTGAACTTCCTGATTTCCCCCACATTGATGAGTTTTTTACTCTGAATTCAACACCATCTAGGTCTGCATATGATGAGCCCCATTTGCTTGTAAACATAGAGAAACAGAAACTAGAATTGGAAAAACGACGGCTTGATATTGAGGCTGAAAGACTGCAGGTAGAGAAGGAACGCCTACAGATTGAgaaagagaggctgcgacagttaGACATGGAGCATGAGCGGCTTCAGCTGGAGAAGGAGCGGCTGCAGATTGAAAGAGAGAGGTTGAGGTTACAGATAGTCACCTCAGAGAAACCATCTTTGGAAAATGAACTTGGTCAAGGAGAAAAGTCCGTATATCAACCACAGGATATagaaacagagaagttaaaacTTGAGAGAGAACGCttgcaactagaaaaagataggctgcagtttttaaaatttgaatcagAGAAGCTGCAGATTGAAAAGGAGCGCTTACAAGTAGAGAAAGAGAGACTACGAATGCAGAAGGAAGGACACTTGCAGTGA